One window of Lagenorhynchus albirostris chromosome 16, mLagAlb1.1, whole genome shotgun sequence genomic DNA carries:
- the LOC132507197 gene encoding anaphase-promoting complex subunit 11-like, whose product MKVKIKCWNGVVTWLWVANDENCGICRMAFNGCCPDCKVPGEDCSLAWGQCSHCFHMHCILKWLNVQQVQQHCPMCRQEWKFKE is encoded by the coding sequence ATGAAGGTGAAGATCAAGTGCTGGAACGGCGTGGTCACTTGGCTCTGGGTGGCCAACGACGAGAACTGCGGCATCTGCCGGATGGCCTTCAATGGCTGTTGCCCGGACTGCAAGGTGCCAGGTGAAGACTGCTCGCTGGCGTGGGGCCAGTGCTCGCACTGCTTCCACATGCACTGCATCCTCAAGTGGCTCAATGTGCAGCAGGTGCAGCAGCACTGCCCCATGTGCCGCCAGGAGTGGAAGTTCAAGGAGTGA